One Oncorhynchus clarkii lewisi isolate Uvic-CL-2024 chromosome 28, UVic_Ocla_1.0, whole genome shotgun sequence genomic region harbors:
- the LOC139386530 gene encoding vasculin-like protein 1 isoform X2 → MAQHDFVPAWLNFSTPQPAKSPAASLEKHGDPHHHRNSRAAVSRRRHNSSDGFFNNGPLHAPAGDGWQQPSLLLRHDSVDSGVAKGGHGGLAGGSCWKEAHPTWHGAPRAAQDRHHHPGRQPKRHGTGGGDRQGGHRQRNGNFHPRKSAPGTLYQDKFPNDEHSREDNLKFVEEDFPSLNPETTGKPGNQMRPVAPHAGVWENPPSGKQMVSKMLMIKKVSKEDPGCTAFSTGFASSGAPPINGSKALPTITSSTHSVYKNLVPKSAMVPTKPPQWKPSGRDSTKPGLHLSGRDSVFTSPVSAAKPATQLHSHNTPKERPFSTTPPIDIASSSRLKLMRRGPDRKSDFLRTLKDEVTGDLTSSSSPGTPGEGESSTPEPKAYSQGVCNENGLSHSLSDSDTDHLSSSLEAEHRLLKAMGWQEYPENDDSFLPLTQEELREFQTKTEHVLVLPS, encoded by the exons ATGGCGCAGCATGACTTTGTTCCTGCCTGGCTTAACTTCTCCACGCCCCAGCCTGCCAAG TCCCCTGCAGCCAGCCTAGAGAAGCATGGCGACCCCCATCACCACCGGAACAGCCGTGCTGCCGTGAGCCGCCGCCGACACAACTCCTCCGATGGCTTCTTTAACAACGGGCCCCTGCATGCCCCCGCAG gtgaTGGGTGGCagcagccctctctcctcctgagACATGACTCTGTGGACTCTGGGGTGGCGAAGGGGGGGCACGGTGGTCTAGCGGGGGGGTCCTGCTGGAAGGAGGCTCATCCCACCTGGCACGGGGCGCCACGGGCAGCACAGGACAGGCACCACCACCCAGGGCGCCAACCCAAACGCCATGGGACGGGAGGAGGGGACAGGCAGGGGGGACACCGGCAGCGCAACGGCAACTTCCATCCCCGCAAGAGCGCCCCTGGGACCCTCTACCAGGACAAGTTCCCCAATGATGAACACAGCAGGGAGGACAATCTGAAGTTTGTGGAAGAGGACTTT CCCTCCCTTAACCCTGAAACAACTGGAAAGCCTGGGAACCAGATGAGGCCAGTGGCTCCTCACGCTGGAGTATGGG AGAACCCGCCTAGTGGCAAGCAGATGGTGTCTAAGATGCTGATGATCAAGAAGGTTTCCAAGGAGGACCCAGGATGCACTGCGTTCTCTACTGGCTTCGCCAGCTCCGGAGCCCCGCCCATCAATGGCAGCAAAGCCCTGCCCACCATCACAAGCTCTACCCACTCAGTCTATAAGAACCTGGTGCCTAAGTCTGCCATGGTGCCCACCAAGCCCCCTCAGTGGAAGCCGAGTGGGAGAGACTCCACCAAGCCTGGCCTCCACCTGTCAGGACGAGACTCTGTCTTCACCAGCCCTGTGTCTGCAGCCAAACCCGCCACCCAGCTACATAGCCACAACACCCCCAAAGAG CGTCCTTTCAGTACGACTCCTCCCATAGACATCGCCTCGTCGTCACGGCTGAAGCTGATGCGGCGCGGACCAGACCGGAAGAGTGACTTCCTGCGGACGCTGAAGGACGAGGTCACCGGTGACCTGACCTCCAGCAGCAGCCCTGGGACACCTGGAGAG GGCGAGAGCAGCACCCCTGAGCCCAAAGCCTACAGCCAGGGAGTCTGCAATGAGAACGGCCTGTCTCACTCCCTCAGTGACTCAGACACTGATCACTTGTCTAGCTCACTGGAGGCAGAACACCG GTTACTGAAGGCCATGGGCTGGCAGGAATACCCAGAAAACGATGACAGCTTCCTGCCCCTGACTCAGGAAGAGCTCAGAGAGTTCCAGACTAAAACTGAACAT
- the LOC139386530 gene encoding vasculin-like protein 1 isoform X1, with the protein MAQHDFVPAWLNFSTPQPAKSPAASLEKHGDPHHHRNSRAAVSRRRHNSSDGFFNNGPLHAPAGDGWQQPSLLLRHDSVDSGVAKGGHGGLAGGSCWKEAHPTWHGAPRAAQDRHHHPGRQPKRHGTGGGDRQGGHRQRNGNFHPRKSAPGTLYQDKFPNDEHSREDNLKFVEEDFPSLNPETTGKPGNQMRPVAPHAGVWENPPSGKQMVSKMLMIKKVSKEDPGCTAFSTGFASSGAPPINGSKALPTITSSTHSVYKNLVPKSAMVPTKPPQWKPSGRDSTKPGLHLSGRDSVFTSPVSAAKPATQLHSHNTPKERPFSTTPPIDIASSSRLKLMRRGPDRKSDFLRTLKDEVTGDLTSSSSPGTPGEGESSTPEPKAYSQGVCNENGLSHSLSDSDTDHLSSSLEAEHRLLKAMGWQEYPENDDSFLPLTQEELREFQTKTEHLKRNGIIPLHFTHWRCVAEAHLDDGSESETSSQTSDDDDVNLTKWL; encoded by the exons ATGGCGCAGCATGACTTTGTTCCTGCCTGGCTTAACTTCTCCACGCCCCAGCCTGCCAAG TCCCCTGCAGCCAGCCTAGAGAAGCATGGCGACCCCCATCACCACCGGAACAGCCGTGCTGCCGTGAGCCGCCGCCGACACAACTCCTCCGATGGCTTCTTTAACAACGGGCCCCTGCATGCCCCCGCAG gtgaTGGGTGGCagcagccctctctcctcctgagACATGACTCTGTGGACTCTGGGGTGGCGAAGGGGGGGCACGGTGGTCTAGCGGGGGGGTCCTGCTGGAAGGAGGCTCATCCCACCTGGCACGGGGCGCCACGGGCAGCACAGGACAGGCACCACCACCCAGGGCGCCAACCCAAACGCCATGGGACGGGAGGAGGGGACAGGCAGGGGGGACACCGGCAGCGCAACGGCAACTTCCATCCCCGCAAGAGCGCCCCTGGGACCCTCTACCAGGACAAGTTCCCCAATGATGAACACAGCAGGGAGGACAATCTGAAGTTTGTGGAAGAGGACTTT CCCTCCCTTAACCCTGAAACAACTGGAAAGCCTGGGAACCAGATGAGGCCAGTGGCTCCTCACGCTGGAGTATGGG AGAACCCGCCTAGTGGCAAGCAGATGGTGTCTAAGATGCTGATGATCAAGAAGGTTTCCAAGGAGGACCCAGGATGCACTGCGTTCTCTACTGGCTTCGCCAGCTCCGGAGCCCCGCCCATCAATGGCAGCAAAGCCCTGCCCACCATCACAAGCTCTACCCACTCAGTCTATAAGAACCTGGTGCCTAAGTCTGCCATGGTGCCCACCAAGCCCCCTCAGTGGAAGCCGAGTGGGAGAGACTCCACCAAGCCTGGCCTCCACCTGTCAGGACGAGACTCTGTCTTCACCAGCCCTGTGTCTGCAGCCAAACCCGCCACCCAGCTACATAGCCACAACACCCCCAAAGAG CGTCCTTTCAGTACGACTCCTCCCATAGACATCGCCTCGTCGTCACGGCTGAAGCTGATGCGGCGCGGACCAGACCGGAAGAGTGACTTCCTGCGGACGCTGAAGGACGAGGTCACCGGTGACCTGACCTCCAGCAGCAGCCCTGGGACACCTGGAGAG GGCGAGAGCAGCACCCCTGAGCCCAAAGCCTACAGCCAGGGAGTCTGCAATGAGAACGGCCTGTCTCACTCCCTCAGTGACTCAGACACTGATCACTTGTCTAGCTCACTGGAGGCAGAACACCG GTTACTGAAGGCCATGGGCTGGCAGGAATACCCAGAAAACGATGACAGCTTCCTGCCCCTGACTCAGGAAGAGCTCAGAGAGTTCCAGACTAAAACTGAACAT
- the LOC139386527 gene encoding actin-binding protein IPP, whose translation MSSVMFPPRSPPGSSGSGGGDIPATSVTTQSAEQALFASDRYARLILAQMNKMRLRTDFCDVRLRLGGRVFSVHKLVLAASSPYFSALFSGGMSEADKEEVQILGVEAPVFEVLLEFIYTGMINVTVENMQELMVAADMLQLSEVVSICGEFLKGHMDPSNCVGVYQFLEQIACMDMLAFTENYIQVHFLEVCVSDEFWGLSKGQLVKLLRSEELRIEDEYQVFTAAMDWVLQDVTKRKKHVVEVLDPVRFPLLSPQRLFKYIEGISDFSLRVALQTLLREYTEVSKSPKENKVYSLLQPAKMRPRRKARKYLYAIGGYTRLQGGRWSDSRALSCVERFDSFSQYWTTVSSLHQARSGLGVAVLEGMIYVVGGEKDSMIFDCTERYDPVTKQWAAVASLNFPRCGVGVCPCHGALYALGGWVGSEIGKTMERYDPTENKWEIIGSMAVPRYYFGCCELQGFIYVIGGISDEGMELRSAEVYDPISRRWSALPVMVTRRAYVGVACLNNCIYAVGGWNEALGSLETVEKYCPEEEKWVEVAPMAVARAGVSVSAVNGLLYAVGGRASSRDFSAPVTVDSVEIYDPHLDTWTEIGNMITSRCDGGVAVL comes from the exons ATGTCCTCGGTGATGTTTCCACCTCGCTCCCCACCTGGGAGCAGTGGCTCTGGCGGCGGTGACATACCTGCAACTAGTGTGACGACCCAGTCCGCTGAGCAGGCTCTGTTTGCATCGGACCGCTACGCCCGACTCATCCTGGCCCAGATGAACAAGATGCGCCTCCGGACAGATTTCTGTGACGTAAGGCTGCGGCTGGGAGGCCGTGTGTTCAGTGTCCACAAGCTGGTCCTGGCTGCAAGCAGCCCCTACTTCTCCGCTCTTTTCTCTGGGGGGATGAGCGAGGCAGACAAGGAAGAGGTCCAGATCCTGGGGGTGGAGGCACCAGTGTTTGAGGTCCTGCTGGAGTTCATATACACAG GTATGATTAACGTGACGGTGGAGAACATGCAGGAGCTGATGGTGGCAGCAGACATGCTGCAGCTGAGTGAGGTGGTGTCTATCTGTGGAGAGTTCCTCAAGGGCCACATGGACCCGTCCAACTGTGTGGGGGTATACCAGTTCCTTGAGCAGATCGCCTGCATGGACATGCTGGCGTTCACTGAGAACTACATCCAGGTCCACTTTCTGGAG GTGTGTGTGTCGGACGAGTTCTGGGGCCTGTCCAAGGGCCAGCTGGTGAAGCTGCTGCGGAGCGAGGAGCTGCGAATCGAGGATGAGTACCAGGTGTTCACGGCGGCCATGGACTGGGTCCTACAGGACGTGACCAAGAGGAAGAAGCATGTGGTGGaggtgctggacccagtcaggttcCCCCTGCTCTCCCCACAGAGACTCTTCAAGTACATCGAAG GCATTTCTGACTTCAGCCTGCGGGTGGCGCTGCAGACACTGCTGAGGGAATACACAGAGGTCAGCAAGTCTCCCAAAGAGAATAAGGTGTACAGCCTGTTACAGCCAGCCAAGATGAGGCCAAGGAGAAAGGCCAGGAAATACCTCTATGCCATAG GAGGCTACACTCGGCTGCAGGGCGGCCGTTGGAGTGACAGCCGGGCCCTGAGCTGCGTGGAACGCTTTGACTCATTCAGCCAGTACTGGACCACTGTGTCCTCCCTGCACCAGGCCCGTAGCGGGCTGGGAGTGGCTGTGCTGGAGGGCATGATCTATGTCGTTGGAG GGGAGAAGGACTCCATGATATTTGACTGCACAGAGAGATACGATCCGGTGACTAAGCAGTGGGCAGCTGTGGCCTCTCTCAATTTCCCTCGCTGTGGTGTCGGGGTCTGCCCCTGTCACGGGGCTCTCTACGCACTGG GTGGTTGGGTTGGATCAGAGATAGGGAAGACAATGGAGCGCTATGACCCAACAGAGAATAAGTGGGAGATCATTGGAAGCATGGCAGTGCCTCGGTATTACTTTGGATGCTGCGAGTTACAGG GCTTCATCTATGTGATCGGGGGGATTAGTGATGAGGGGATGGAGCTGCGTTCTGCAGAGGTGTACGACCCCATTTCCCGGCGCTGGAGTGCCCTGCCCGTCATGGTGACCCGGCGGGCCTACGTGGGCGTGGCCTGCCTCAACAACTGCATCTACGCTGTGGGGGGCTGGAACGAGGCACTGGGCTCCCTGGAGACGGTAGAGAAATACTGCCCTGAAGAG GAGAAATGGGTGGAGGTGGCCCCCATGGCAGTGGCGAGGGCCGGGGTGTCCGTGTCAGCCGTTAACGGACTACTGTACGCCGTGGGGGGACGGGCCTCCAGCAGAGACTTCTCGGCCCCCGTGACGGTGGACTCTGTGGAGATTTACGACCCCCACCTGGACACCTGGACGGAGATTGGCAACATGATCACCAGTCGCTGTGACGGGGGCGTGGCCGTGCTCTGA